One window from the genome of Ciona intestinalis unplaced genomic scaffold, KH HT000180.1, whole genome shotgun sequence encodes:
- the LOC100175115 gene encoding testicular spindle-associated protein SHCBP1L-like → MAAKVEPKTLEEAIEEINLDEVPSTSSHPPHTSSCTVIPTVSLVTLPKFSCQERYDIYCKEVKIAACRPSQVLHRVHLYLEENLANKHWMAMWRGPYGGDFPRTVDILVKVEDVCGDQAQVSLVDPLVCNEATVPREVVDAQLRELEYTLDITELFPVDIDHDDDDSSEEEGGEGVGGVGSNERVKEQERIAQIVHHARFYFENLRRDWDDEDEGEHSFDAYLRARLQLYYDVITGLVPAPLVQRYDRTMAKYLVRRRELLDYQARIQSEGEPTNSEAVECWRKYYEVLMLSGLLQIWETLQLRTEGPCFPRVLRRTKGPRADGYTVTHIVVDKLTPAMLRSFHDDAVMQQHKTPQSALQQCYEGDIILIFPGTYSGEGFHELTESITIKGEGERDDIIIEAIPYDDLFVNVSSADVTIENITFNQADNTEGILRVESGHARLVNCLLRCDGTGVTVREGASITMRGCTITGAKVGIYGCTITVAKVGIYGCTITGAKVGGWLYI, encoded by the exons ATGGCGGCGAAAGTTGAACCGAAAACTCTCGAAGAAGCGATTGAAGAAATTAACTTAGATGAG GTGCCGAGCACTTCCAGCCATCCCCCCCATACCTCCTCATGTACCGTCATACCAACAGTTAGTCTGGTAACGCTACCAAAGTTTTCATGTCAGGAGCGTTACGATATCTACTGTAAAGAAGTGAAAATAGCTGCGTGTCGTCCTTCACAG GTGTTACATCGCGTTCATTTATATTTGGAAGAAAACTTGGCCAATAAACACTGGATGGCGATGTGGAGGGGTCCTTATGGAGGGGATTTCCCACGGACTGTCGATATTCTCGTCaag GTTGAAGATGTGTGCGGGGACCAAGCGCAAGTGAGCCTCGTTGACCCCCTCGTGTGTAACGAAGCTACAGTTCCGAGGGAAGTAGTGGACGCCCAGTTGAGGGAGCTAGAGTACACGCTGGATATTACCGAGTTGTTCCCCGTTGATATCGACCATGATGATGATGATAGTAGTGAGGAGGAGGGAGGAGAAGGAGTGGGAGGAGTGGGGAGCAATGAGAGGGTAAAGGAGCAAGAGAGGATAGCACAGATTGTTCATCATGCAAG ATTTTATTTTGAGAATTTGCGACGCGATTGGGACGATGAGGACGAAGGGGAACATTCGTTCGATGCTTATCTACGAGCCAGGTTGCAactgtattatgatgtcataacaggGCTTGTACCGGCTCCGCTTGTTCAAAG GTACGATCGAACAATGGCAAAATATCTCGTTCGTCGACGTGAATTGCTTGATTATcag gcaCGTATACAGAGCGAGGGGGAACCAACAAACAGCGAGGCCGTAGAATGTTGGAGGAAATATTATGAGGTTTTGATGCTGAGTGGGTTGCTACAGATATGGGAGACTCTACAACTGAG AACTGAAGGTCCATGCTTCCCCCGTGTGCTCCGTCGAACGAAGGGACCACGTGCAGATGGTTACACAGTAACGCACATAGTGGTTGATAAGCTTACACCAGCCATGTTGCGTTCGTTTCATGATGATGCTGTTATGCA ACAACACAAGACACCCCAGTCAGCCCTCCAACAATGCTATGAAGGAGATATTATCCTCATATTCCCCGGTACTTATAGCGGCGAGGGCTTCCATGAGTTGACTGAATCTATCACTATAAAAG GGGAGGGCGAAcgtgatgacatcataattgaAGCAATACCGTACGACGATTTGTTCGTTAACGTTTCATCTGCTGATGTCACAATTGAGAATATTACCTTCAATCag gcgGACAATACAGAGGGAATCCTCCGTGTTGAAAGCGGTCATGCTCGgttggttaattgtttactgAGGTGTGACGGGACGGGGGTCACTGTGCGAGAGGGTGCGAGTATTACCATGAGGGGGTGTACCATTACTGGGGCTAAGGTGGGTATTTATGGGTGTACCATTACTGTGGCTAAGGTGGGTATTTATGGGTGTACCATTACTGGGGCTAAGGTGGGTGggtggttatatatataa